A single genomic interval of Nycticebus coucang isolate mNycCou1 chromosome 21, mNycCou1.pri, whole genome shotgun sequence harbors:
- the CCM2L gene encoding cerebral cavernous malformations 2 protein-like isoform X1, whose protein sequence is MEYEVKKGKKGFVSPIRRLVFPKAGRQAAFRSSVSRRPLHSMPLYPPDYLIDPQILLCDYLEKEVKFLGHLTWVTSSLNPSSRDELLQLLDTARQLKELPLKTTAEQDSILSLSARCLLLTWRDNEELILRIPTHEIAAASYLQDDALHLLVLKTGLGVDPVPAGVDASPGGAGRDPGPPGAAPEKRRVGTTERRHTICSLDWRMAWGGGGGAEARAAGGGGGSLERQRSGVRASGSWERRQTFSGSWERRHCGGGGGGGAGKPGGSWERRQAGGGGGSWERRHPGPNPLDPQDPSPDAYCNLVILAVANRDAAEESCALICQVFQIIYGDQSIECVDRAGYHYTSTPERPWLCSRSESCRTDGTYAYDADFSCCSSFNGSQDTFEACYSGTSTPSFHGSHCSGSDHSGLGLEQLQDYMVTLRSKLGPPEIQQFAVLLREYRLGLPIQDYCAGLLKLYGDRRKFLLLGMRPFIPDQDIGYFEGFLEGVGIREGGILTDSFGRIKRSMSSTSASAVRSYDGGAQRPEAQAFHRLLADITHDIEALAPDDDDDDESQDSRGGGDATEDNYL, encoded by the exons ATGGAATATGAAgtcaagaaagggaaaaag GGCTTTGTATCCCCTATCCGAAGACTGGTGTTCCCCAAGGCCGGGCGCCAGGCAGCCTTTAGGAGCAGTGTGAGCCGCCGGCCCCTGCACTCCATGCCCCTGTATCCCCCTGACTACCTCATCGACCCCCAGATTCTGCTGTGTGACTACCTGGAGAAGGAGGTCAAG TTCCTGGGCCACCTCACCTGGGTGACTTCCTCACTGAACCCCTCCAGTCGGGATGAACTCCTGCAGCTGCTGGACACAGCCAGG CAGCTAAAGGAGCTGCCGCTGAAGACCACAGCGGAGCAGGACAGCATCCTGAGCCTGTCTGCACGCTGTCTGCTGCTCACCTGGCGGGACAACGAGGAGCTCATCCTGCGTATCCCCACTCACGAAATCGCGGCAGCCTCCTACCTGCAGGACGACGCCTTGCACCTGCTGGTGCTTAAGACCG GTCTGGGCGTGGACCCGGTGCCGGCCGGTGTGGACGCCAGCCCTGGAGGCGCAGGACGTGACCCAGGCCCGCCGGGCGCGGCGCCCGAGAAGCGGCGGGTGGGCACCACTGAGCGGCGCCACACCATCTGCAGCCTGGACTGGCGGATGGCgtggggcgggggcgggggcgccGAGGCCCGGgccgcgggcggcggcggcggcagcctGGAGCGCCAGCGCTCCGGGGTGCGGGCGTCGGGCAGCTGGGAGCGGCGGCAGACCTTCAGCGGCAGCTGGGAGCGGCGGcactgcggcggcggcggcggcggcggcgcgggcaAGCCGGGCGGCAGCTGGGAGCGGAGGcaggcgggcggcggcggcggcagctgGGAGCGGCGCCACCCGGGCCCCAACCCGCTGGACCCGCAGGACCCCAGCCCAGATGCCTACTGCAATCTGGTCATCCTGGCTGTGGCCAACAGG GATGCTGCTGAGGAGTCCTGCGCATTGATCTGCCAGGTCTTCCAGATCATCTATGGGGACCAGAGCATTGAGTGTGTGGACCGGGCTGGCTACCACTACACATCTACACCTGAAAGGCCATGGCTCTGCAGCCGCA GTGAGAGCTGCCGCACAGATGGGACTTATGCCTATGATGCTGACTTCAGCTGCTGCAGCTCCTT CAATGGCTCCCAGGACACTTTTGAAGCATGTTACAGCGGCACGTCCACACCCTCTTTCCATGGCTCCCACTGCAGTGGCAGTGACCACAGTGGCCTGGGCCTTGAGCAGTTACAGGATTACATGGTCACC TTGCGGAGCAAACTGGGGCCCCCTGAGATCCAGCAGTTTGCAGTGCTACTACGGGAGTACCGGCTGGGGCTACCCATCCAGGACTACTGCGCAGGGCTGCTGAAGCTCTATGGAGACCGGCGCAAGTTCCTCCTACTCG GGATGCGGCCCTTCATCCCGGACCAGGACATCGGCTATTTCGAGGGCTTCCTGGAGGGCGTGGGCATCCGCGAGGGAGGCATCCTCACAGACAGCTTCGGCCGCATCAAGCGCAGCATGAGCTCCACGTCGGCGTCGGCCGTGCGCAGCTACGACGGCGGGGCACAGCGGCCCGAGGCACAGGCCTTCCACCGGCTGCTGGCAGACATCACGCACGACATAGAGGCCCTGGCCCCCGACGACGACGATGACGATGAGTCCCAGGACTCCCGAGGAGGGGGTGACGCCACCGAAGACAACTACCTGTAG
- the CCM2L gene encoding cerebral cavernous malformations 2 protein-like isoform X3, which translates to MEYEVKKGKKGFVSPIRRLVFPKAGRQAAFRSSVSRRPLHSMPLYPPDYLIDPQILLCDYLEKEVKFLGHLTWVTSSLNPSSRDELLQLLDTARQLKELPLKTTAEQDSILSLSARCLLLTWRDNEELILRIPTHEIAAASYLQDDALHLLVLKTGLGVDPVPAGVDASPGGAGRDPGPPGAAPEKRRVGTTERRHTICSLDWRMAWGGGGGAEARAAGGGGGSLERQRSGVRASGSWERRQTFSGSWERRHCGGGGGGGAGKPGGSWERRQAGGGGGSWERRHPGPNPLDPQDPSPDAYCNLVILAVANRDAAEESCALICQVFQIIYGDQSIECVDRAGYHYTSTPERPWLCSRTMAPRTLLKHVTAARPHPLSMAPTAVAVTTVAWALSSYRITWSPCGANWGPLRSSSLQCYYGSTGWGYPSRTTAQGC; encoded by the exons ATGGAATATGAAgtcaagaaagggaaaaag GGCTTTGTATCCCCTATCCGAAGACTGGTGTTCCCCAAGGCCGGGCGCCAGGCAGCCTTTAGGAGCAGTGTGAGCCGCCGGCCCCTGCACTCCATGCCCCTGTATCCCCCTGACTACCTCATCGACCCCCAGATTCTGCTGTGTGACTACCTGGAGAAGGAGGTCAAG TTCCTGGGCCACCTCACCTGGGTGACTTCCTCACTGAACCCCTCCAGTCGGGATGAACTCCTGCAGCTGCTGGACACAGCCAGG CAGCTAAAGGAGCTGCCGCTGAAGACCACAGCGGAGCAGGACAGCATCCTGAGCCTGTCTGCACGCTGTCTGCTGCTCACCTGGCGGGACAACGAGGAGCTCATCCTGCGTATCCCCACTCACGAAATCGCGGCAGCCTCCTACCTGCAGGACGACGCCTTGCACCTGCTGGTGCTTAAGACCG GTCTGGGCGTGGACCCGGTGCCGGCCGGTGTGGACGCCAGCCCTGGAGGCGCAGGACGTGACCCAGGCCCGCCGGGCGCGGCGCCCGAGAAGCGGCGGGTGGGCACCACTGAGCGGCGCCACACCATCTGCAGCCTGGACTGGCGGATGGCgtggggcgggggcgggggcgccGAGGCCCGGgccgcgggcggcggcggcggcagcctGGAGCGCCAGCGCTCCGGGGTGCGGGCGTCGGGCAGCTGGGAGCGGCGGCAGACCTTCAGCGGCAGCTGGGAGCGGCGGcactgcggcggcggcggcggcggcggcgcgggcaAGCCGGGCGGCAGCTGGGAGCGGAGGcaggcgggcggcggcggcggcagctgGGAGCGGCGCCACCCGGGCCCCAACCCGCTGGACCCGCAGGACCCCAGCCCAGATGCCTACTGCAATCTGGTCATCCTGGCTGTGGCCAACAGG GATGCTGCTGAGGAGTCCTGCGCATTGATCTGCCAGGTCTTCCAGATCATCTATGGGGACCAGAGCATTGAGTGTGTGGACCGGGCTGGCTACCACTACACATCTACACCTGAAAGGCCATGGCTCTGCAGCCGCA CAATGGCTCCCAGGACACTTTTGAAGCATGTTACAGCGGCACGTCCACACCCTCTTTCCATGGCTCCCACTGCAGTGGCAGTGACCACAGTGGCCTGGGCCTTGAGCAGTTACAGGATTACATGGTCACC TTGCGGAGCAAACTGGGGCCCCCTGAGATCCAGCAGTTTGCAGTGCTACTACGGGAGTACCGGCTGGGGCTACCCATCCAGGACTACTGCGCAGGGCTGCTGA
- the CCM2L gene encoding cerebral cavernous malformations 2 protein-like isoform X2, producing the protein MEYEVKKGKKGFVSPIRRLVFPKAGRQAAFRSSVSRRPLHSMPLYPPDYLIDPQILLCDYLEKEVKFLGHLTWVTSSLNPSSRDELLQLLDTARQLKELPLKTTAEQDSILSLSARCLLLTWRDNEELILRIPTHEIAAASYLQDDALHLLVLKTGLGVDPVPAGVDASPGGAGRDPGPPGAAPEKRRVGTTERRHTICSLDWRMAWGGGGGAEARAAGGGGGSLERQRSGVRASGSWERRQTFSGSWERRHCGGGGGGGAGKPGGSWERRQAGGGGGSWERRHPGPNPLDPQDPSPDAYCNLVILAVANRDAAEESCALICQVFQIIYGDQSIECVDRAGYHYTSTPERPWLCSRSESCRTDGTYAYDADFSCCSSFNGSQDTFEACYSGTSTPSFHGSHCSGSDHSGLGLEQLQDYMVTMQPKEPGCPQEAMEGLSEDGWDPHALREGSESSRQGASGVAPWDWSRMLPPHSCGANWGPLRSSSLQCYYGSTGWGYPSRTTAQGC; encoded by the exons ATGGAATATGAAgtcaagaaagggaaaaag GGCTTTGTATCCCCTATCCGAAGACTGGTGTTCCCCAAGGCCGGGCGCCAGGCAGCCTTTAGGAGCAGTGTGAGCCGCCGGCCCCTGCACTCCATGCCCCTGTATCCCCCTGACTACCTCATCGACCCCCAGATTCTGCTGTGTGACTACCTGGAGAAGGAGGTCAAG TTCCTGGGCCACCTCACCTGGGTGACTTCCTCACTGAACCCCTCCAGTCGGGATGAACTCCTGCAGCTGCTGGACACAGCCAGG CAGCTAAAGGAGCTGCCGCTGAAGACCACAGCGGAGCAGGACAGCATCCTGAGCCTGTCTGCACGCTGTCTGCTGCTCACCTGGCGGGACAACGAGGAGCTCATCCTGCGTATCCCCACTCACGAAATCGCGGCAGCCTCCTACCTGCAGGACGACGCCTTGCACCTGCTGGTGCTTAAGACCG GTCTGGGCGTGGACCCGGTGCCGGCCGGTGTGGACGCCAGCCCTGGAGGCGCAGGACGTGACCCAGGCCCGCCGGGCGCGGCGCCCGAGAAGCGGCGGGTGGGCACCACTGAGCGGCGCCACACCATCTGCAGCCTGGACTGGCGGATGGCgtggggcgggggcgggggcgccGAGGCCCGGgccgcgggcggcggcggcggcagcctGGAGCGCCAGCGCTCCGGGGTGCGGGCGTCGGGCAGCTGGGAGCGGCGGCAGACCTTCAGCGGCAGCTGGGAGCGGCGGcactgcggcggcggcggcggcggcggcgcgggcaAGCCGGGCGGCAGCTGGGAGCGGAGGcaggcgggcggcggcggcggcagctgGGAGCGGCGCCACCCGGGCCCCAACCCGCTGGACCCGCAGGACCCCAGCCCAGATGCCTACTGCAATCTGGTCATCCTGGCTGTGGCCAACAGG GATGCTGCTGAGGAGTCCTGCGCATTGATCTGCCAGGTCTTCCAGATCATCTATGGGGACCAGAGCATTGAGTGTGTGGACCGGGCTGGCTACCACTACACATCTACACCTGAAAGGCCATGGCTCTGCAGCCGCA GTGAGAGCTGCCGCACAGATGGGACTTATGCCTATGATGCTGACTTCAGCTGCTGCAGCTCCTT CAATGGCTCCCAGGACACTTTTGAAGCATGTTACAGCGGCACGTCCACACCCTCTTTCCATGGCTCCCACTGCAGTGGCAGTGACCACAGTGGCCTGGGCCTTGAGCAGTTACAGGATTACATGGTCACC ATGCAGCCCAAGGAGCCTGGATGTCCCCAGGAGGCCATGGAAGGGCTTTCAGAGGACGGCTGGGACCCACATGCCCTTAGAGAAGGCTCTGAGTCTTCCAGGCAGGGAGCGAGTGGGGTTGCTCCCTGGGATTGGTCTCGAATGTTGCCCCCCCATAGTTGCGGAGCAAACTGGGGCCCCCTGAGATCCAGCAGTTTGCAGTGCTACTACGGGAGTACCGGCTGGGGCTACCCATCCAGGACTACTGCGCAGGGCTGCTGA